In Streptomyces hawaiiensis, one genomic interval encodes:
- a CDS encoding SRPBCC domain-containing protein, producing MEHEVFVPVPAERLREVLDDPARVARAVPGLQQDAGAEPVAGRLKIRVGSHSVTYRGAVRVSRRGDDAYEVEGEAEESRGSGTVKLTLRIVLREAEDGCTVVYDGTASADGRIKDLPAEAVEGAVTRLMNRFAEHLAAAATDAGDAGADDAGARAEAGEKAPSDPGLTEETPAPSAPPSSAPTSRPPPTDPWTRRTRRTSPKRRTRGGP from the coding sequence ATGGAGCACGAGGTGTTCGTTCCGGTTCCGGCCGAGCGGCTCAGGGAGGTACTGGACGACCCCGCGCGGGTCGCCCGGGCTGTTCCCGGGCTCCAGCAGGACGCCGGCGCCGAGCCCGTCGCCGGGCGGCTGAAGATCCGGGTCGGCAGCCACTCCGTCACCTACCGGGGTGCCGTACGGGTCTCCCGGCGGGGCGACGACGCGTACGAAGTCGAGGGCGAGGCGGAGGAGTCGCGCGGCAGCGGCACGGTCAAGCTCACCCTGCGGATCGTCCTGCGCGAGGCGGAGGACGGCTGCACCGTCGTGTACGACGGCACGGCGTCCGCGGACGGACGGATCAAGGACCTCCCCGCGGAGGCGGTGGAGGGTGCCGTCACCCGGCTGATGAACCGTTTCGCGGAGCACCTGGCCGCGGCGGCCACGGACGCGGGCGACGCTGGTGCGGACGACGCGGGTGCGCGGGCGGAGGCCGGGGAGAAGGCCCCTTCCGACCCCGGTCTCACCGAGGAAACCCCGGCCCCGAGCGCCCCTCCGTCTTCGGCTCCGACGTCCCGTCCTCCTCCCACGGACCCGTGGACGAGGAGGACGAGGAGGACATCGCCGAAGCGGCGCACGCGCGGCGGACCATGA
- a CDS encoding aldose 1-epimerase translates to MSDEDITLTAGDAEVTVQPGNGGRVGGLRIGGVELLRQGERFGCFPMVPWCGRIRDGRFLDGAEVRQMPLNAPPHAIHGTARDGAWRTARTSTDEAVLTYDLGDPWPHPGRVTQVVALTGDALTLTMSVETYESSFPAQIGWHPWFNRNLGGEDVTLDFDPAWQEERGDDHLPTGNRLDPKPGPWDDCFGMPGGVEATLTWPGQLELKVSSREEWVVVYDEQEEAVCVEPQTGPPNGLNTMPRLVTPLEPLEATTTWSWRRL, encoded by the coding sequence GTGAGTGACGAAGACATCACGCTGACCGCGGGTGACGCGGAGGTGACCGTGCAGCCGGGCAACGGCGGCCGGGTCGGAGGGCTGCGGATCGGCGGCGTCGAACTGCTCCGCCAGGGCGAGCGGTTCGGGTGCTTCCCGATGGTGCCGTGGTGCGGACGGATCCGGGACGGGCGGTTCCTGGACGGCGCCGAGGTGCGGCAGATGCCCCTCAACGCCCCGCCCCACGCCATCCACGGCACCGCCCGCGACGGCGCCTGGCGCACCGCCCGCACGAGCACGGACGAGGCCGTCCTCACGTACGACCTCGGCGACCCCTGGCCCCACCCGGGCCGCGTCACCCAGGTCGTCGCCCTCACCGGGGACGCGCTGACGCTGACCATGTCCGTCGAGACGTACGAGTCGTCCTTCCCGGCGCAGATCGGCTGGCACCCCTGGTTCAACCGCAACCTCGGCGGCGAGGACGTGACCCTCGACTTCGACCCCGCCTGGCAGGAGGAGCGCGGCGACGACCACCTGCCCACGGGCAACCGCCTCGACCCGAAGCCCGGCCCCTGGGACGACTGCTTCGGCATGCCCGGCGGCGTCGAGGCGACCCTCACCTGGCCCGGTCAGCTGGAGCTGAAGGTGAGCAGCCGCGAGGAGTGGGTCGTCGTCTACGACGAGCAGGAGGAGGCCGTGTGCGTGGAGCCGCAGACCGGCCCGCCCAACGGGCTCAACACCATGCCGCGCCTGGTCACGCCCCTGGAGCCGCTGGAGGCCACCACCACCTGGAGCTGGCGCCGCCTCTAA
- a CDS encoding acyltransferase family protein: protein MTDLGVRAIRQGVRREADRVGAATPPDRDRAVDALRAAAVVGVVLGHWLVTALVSDGRALRTASPLHHMPWLAPVSWMFQTLAVFFLVGGHVATRSHASARARGVPYHQWLTARLSRLFKPVAAVLTLWTVAALALLLSGAEFGTVRTLVKLALSPLWFLVVFAGLTAATPLLTRLNPLWPLAVVLHVDLLRFGLGGPSWLGWVNVAAGWMVPYTLGAAWTRGELERRRAGWVLLGAGAAATAVLVAWAGYPASMVGVPGEGLSNLDPPTLAVVTFGLAQCGLALLLRERLRHAMRRPLAWAAVALVNLSAMTVFLWHQTALMATTATGLLMGRLPGLHTPPDGLGWVGVRLLWLPVFALALAVCWAAFRSFERGGGGRGRRSRVVRAHRPADRGTAAEARHV from the coding sequence ATGACTGACCTCGGCGTACGCGCCATCCGGCAGGGAGTGCGCCGTGAGGCCGACCGCGTCGGCGCGGCCACCCCACCCGACCGCGACCGGGCCGTGGACGCCCTGCGGGCCGCCGCCGTCGTCGGCGTCGTCCTCGGACACTGGCTGGTCACGGCCCTGGTCTCCGACGGCCGCGCCCTGCGCACGGCGAGCCCGCTGCACCACATGCCCTGGCTGGCGCCCGTCTCCTGGATGTTCCAGACCCTCGCCGTGTTCTTCCTGGTCGGGGGTCATGTCGCCACCCGCAGCCATGCCTCGGCCCGGGCCCGTGGAGTCCCGTACCACCAGTGGCTGACGGCCCGGCTGTCCCGGCTGTTCAAGCCGGTCGCCGCCGTCCTCACCCTGTGGACGGTCGCCGCCCTCGCGCTGCTGCTGTCGGGCGCCGAGTTCGGCACGGTCCGCACACTGGTGAAACTGGCCCTGTCCCCGCTGTGGTTCCTCGTGGTGTTCGCCGGTCTGACGGCGGCGACCCCGCTGCTCACCCGGCTCAACCCGCTCTGGCCGCTGGCCGTCGTCCTGCACGTGGACCTGCTGCGCTTCGGCCTCGGCGGCCCCTCCTGGCTGGGCTGGGTGAACGTGGCGGCCGGCTGGATGGTGCCCTACACCCTGGGCGCGGCCTGGACCCGCGGCGAGCTGGAGCGCCGGCGCGCGGGATGGGTCCTGCTGGGTGCCGGGGCGGCGGCGACCGCGGTGCTCGTCGCGTGGGCGGGCTATCCGGCGTCGATGGTCGGCGTGCCGGGCGAGGGCCTGTCCAACCTGGATCCGCCGACCCTGGCCGTCGTCACGTTCGGGCTGGCCCAGTGCGGTCTCGCCCTGCTGCTGCGCGAGCGGCTGCGGCACGCGATGCGCCGGCCTCTGGCATGGGCGGCGGTGGCGCTCGTCAACCTCTCCGCCATGACCGTCTTCCTCTGGCACCAGACGGCCCTGATGGCCACGACCGCCACCGGCCTCCTCATGGGCCGGCTCCCCGGCCTGCACACGCCGCCCGACGGTCTCGGCTGGGTCGGGGTCCGGCTGCTGTGGCTGCCCGTGTTCGCGCTGGCCCTCGCGGTCTGCTGGGCCGCCTTCCGTTCCTTCGAGCGGGGCGGTGGCGGCCGGGGCCGCAGGTCGCGGGTGGTGCGGGCGCACCGCCCGGCCGACCGGGGCACAGCGGCCGAGGCACGACATGTCTAG
- the fbaA gene encoding class II fructose-bisphosphate aldolase produces MPIATPEVYNEMLDRAKAGKFAYPAINVTSTQTLHAALRGFAEAESDGIVQISTGGAEFLGGQYSKDMVTGAVALAEFAHIVAEKYPVNIALHTDHCPKDKLDGYVRPLLALSKKRVDAGLAPLFQSHMWDGSAETLADNLSIAQELLEQARAAKIILEVEITPTGGEEDGVTHEINDSLYTTVDDAIRTAEALGLGEKGRYLLAASFGNVHGVYKPGNVVLRPELLKELNEGVAAKFGKGSPFDFVFHGGSGSTEAEIRTALENGVVKMNIDTDTQYAFTRPVADHMLRNYDGVLKVDGEVGNKKTYDPRTWGKLAEASMSARVVEACGNLRSTGTKLK; encoded by the coding sequence ATGCCCATCGCAACTCCCGAGGTCTACAACGAGATGCTGGACCGGGCGAAGGCAGGAAAGTTCGCCTACCCGGCCATCAACGTGACCTCCACCCAGACCCTGCACGCGGCCCTGCGCGGTTTCGCTGAGGCGGAGAGCGACGGCATCGTCCAGATCTCCACGGGTGGCGCCGAGTTCCTGGGCGGTCAGTACAGCAAGGACATGGTGACCGGCGCGGTCGCCCTGGCCGAGTTCGCGCACATCGTCGCCGAGAAGTACCCGGTGAACATCGCGCTGCACACCGACCACTGCCCCAAGGACAAGCTCGACGGGTACGTACGTCCGCTGCTGGCGCTCTCCAAGAAGCGCGTCGACGCCGGTCTCGCCCCGCTCTTCCAGTCGCACATGTGGGACGGCTCCGCCGAGACCCTCGCCGACAACCTCTCCATCGCCCAGGAACTGCTGGAGCAGGCCCGCGCCGCGAAGATCATCCTCGAGGTGGAGATCACCCCGACCGGTGGCGAGGAGGACGGCGTCACCCACGAGATCAACGACTCCCTCTACACCACGGTCGACGACGCGATCCGCACCGCCGAGGCCCTCGGCCTGGGCGAGAAGGGCCGCTACCTGCTCGCCGCGTCCTTCGGCAACGTGCACGGCGTGTACAAGCCGGGCAACGTCGTCCTGCGCCCCGAGCTGCTGAAGGAGCTGAACGAGGGCGTCGCCGCCAAGTTCGGCAAGGGTTCCCCGTTCGACTTCGTCTTCCACGGCGGTTCCGGCTCCACGGAGGCGGAGATCCGCACCGCTCTGGAGAACGGCGTCGTGAAGATGAACATCGACACGGACACCCAGTACGCGTTCACGCGCCCGGTCGCCGACCACATGCTCCGCAACTACGACGGTGTCCTGAAGGTCGACGGCGAGGTCGGCAACAAGAAGACCTACGACCCGCGCACCTGGGGCAAGCTGGCCGAGGCCTCCATGTCCGCGCGCGTCGTCGAGGCCTGCGGCAACCTGCGCTCGACCGGCACGAAGCTCAAGTAG
- the pyrE gene encoding orotate phosphoribosyltransferase has translation MTDTRGALLQQIKDKAVVHGKVTLSSGLEADYYVDLRRITLDGEAAPLVGQVLLDLTEELEFDAVGGLTMGADPVAAAMLHAAAARGKRLDAFVVRKAAKAHGLQRRVEGPDIAGRRVLVVEDTSTTGGSPLTAVEAVREAGAEVVAVATIVDRATGAAEKIQEGAGVPYLFAFSKDELGLD, from the coding sequence ATGACGGACACTCGTGGCGCGCTGCTGCAGCAGATCAAGGACAAGGCCGTGGTGCACGGCAAGGTGACCCTGTCGTCGGGTCTCGAGGCCGACTACTACGTCGACCTCCGCCGCATCACGCTCGACGGCGAGGCCGCCCCGCTGGTCGGCCAGGTGCTGCTCGACCTGACCGAGGAGCTCGAGTTCGACGCGGTCGGCGGGCTCACCATGGGCGCCGACCCGGTCGCCGCCGCCATGCTGCACGCGGCCGCCGCGCGCGGGAAGCGCCTGGACGCCTTCGTCGTACGCAAGGCCGCGAAGGCGCACGGCCTGCAGCGGCGCGTCGAGGGCCCGGACATCGCGGGCCGCCGCGTGCTGGTCGTCGAGGACACCTCCACCACCGGCGGCTCCCCGCTCACCGCCGTCGAGGCCGTGCGCGAGGCCGGGGCCGAGGTCGTCGCCGTCGCGACCATCGTCGACCGGGCGACCGGTGCCGCCGAGAAGATCCAGGAGGGCGCCGGGGTGCCGTACCTCTTCGCCTTCTCCAAGGACGAGCTGGGCCTCGACTGA
- a CDS encoding alpha/beta hydrolase, producing the protein MGSASKYRRGDGGRRPDGRWRPDGRWRRAGLAALITGAVVLPLSAAVRPETPAPAPASLAPLSASTLDEAYAANRVNAAEAARMAAAHHDPDRAATERRLAAPARHLLRFDGRGSGRVTEVLGDLARADRVAVLVPGSDTSLDTYGRFHAAAAALHRQLARQAPAGTRTAVVAWLGYETPGTVSTTVTTTGRAEQAAPHLRALVTDLRAITGDGPRISLLCHSYGSVVCGRSAAGLAVDDIALVGSPGTGADTAADLHTRARVWAARGGDDWVENVPHLDLDLFGTTVGFGTDPVSPAFGARAFAAGDVGHSEYFSPGSTSLTNLARIVLGETKAVTHD; encoded by the coding sequence ATGGGGTCCGCATCGAAGTACCGCCGTGGCGACGGCGGCAGACGCCCAGACGGCCGTTGGCGTCCAGACGGCCGTTGGCGCCGCGCCGGGCTCGCCGCCCTCATCACCGGTGCGGTGGTCCTCCCCCTGTCCGCGGCCGTACGGCCGGAGACCCCCGCCCCGGCCCCCGCCTCCCTCGCACCTCTCAGCGCCTCGACGCTCGACGAGGCGTACGCGGCCAACCGGGTCAATGCCGCCGAGGCCGCCCGCATGGCCGCCGCCCACCACGACCCGGACCGTGCCGCGACGGAGCGTCGTCTGGCCGCCCCGGCCCGGCACCTCCTGCGGTTCGACGGCCGCGGCTCCGGCCGGGTGACGGAGGTCCTCGGCGACCTCGCCCGGGCCGACCGCGTCGCCGTCCTGGTCCCCGGCTCCGACACGAGCCTCGACACCTACGGCCGGTTCCACGCGGCGGCCGCCGCCCTGCACCGGCAGCTCGCCCGGCAGGCCCCAGCGGGCACGCGCACCGCGGTCGTGGCCTGGCTGGGCTACGAGACGCCGGGCACCGTCAGCACGACGGTCACGACGACCGGCAGGGCGGAACAGGCGGCCCCGCACCTGCGCGCGCTCGTCACCGACCTGCGTGCGATCACCGGCGACGGACCGCGCATCTCGCTGCTCTGCCACTCCTACGGCTCGGTCGTCTGCGGCCGGTCCGCCGCCGGGCTCGCCGTCGACGACATCGCGCTCGTCGGCAGCCCGGGCACGGGTGCCGACACCGCCGCCGACCTGCACACCCGCGCCCGCGTCTGGGCGGCCCGGGGCGGTGACGACTGGGTGGAGAACGTCCCGCACCTCGACCTGGACCTGTTCGGCACCACCGTCGGCTTCGGCACCGACCCCGTCTCCCCGGCCTTCGGCGCCCGGGCCTTCGCGGCCGGCGACGTCGGCCACAGCGAGTACTTCAGCCCCGGCTCGACCTCCCTGACCAACCTGGCCCGGATCGTCCTGGGCGAGACCAAGGCGGTGACCCATGACTGA
- the kynU gene encoding kynureninase, producing MSEPAERARKLDAVDELGGKRAEFVLDDVIYLDGNSLGALPAVVPGRVEDVVRRQWGELRIRSWEESGWWTAPERIGDRIAPLVGAEPGQIVVGDSTSVNVFKALVGAVRMAGEGRDELLVDATTFPTDGYIAESAARLTGRTLRPVAPADVPAALGDRTAAVLLNHVDYRTGRLHDLPGLTAAVHEAGAVAVWDLCHSAGALPVGLDEHGVDLAVGCTYKYLNGGPGSPAYLYVRRELQDRFDSPLPGWNSHAEPFGMRTGYEPAPGALRGRVGTPDILSMLALEAALEVWDGVSVDAVRAKSLALTDFFLECVAAYVPEGRVECVTPVAHGERGSQIALRCDDAGDVMKRLIERGVVGDFRAPDVLRFGFTPLYVGFADVERAARVLARTLA from the coding sequence ATGTCTGAGCCGGCGGAACGCGCGCGGAAGCTGGACGCCGTCGACGAACTGGGCGGCAAGCGCGCCGAGTTCGTCCTCGACGACGTGATCTACCTCGACGGCAACTCGCTCGGTGCCCTGCCGGCGGTCGTCCCCGGCCGGGTCGAGGACGTCGTACGCCGCCAGTGGGGCGAGCTGCGCATCCGGTCCTGGGAGGAGAGCGGCTGGTGGACGGCGCCCGAGCGGATCGGTGACCGGATCGCCCCGCTGGTCGGGGCGGAGCCCGGCCAGATCGTGGTGGGCGACTCGACAAGTGTCAATGTGTTCAAGGCACTCGTGGGCGCGGTGCGGATGGCCGGAGAAGGCCGTGACGAGCTCCTCGTCGACGCGACGACCTTCCCCACCGACGGGTACATCGCCGAGTCCGCCGCCCGCCTGACCGGCCGCACCCTGCGGCCCGTGGCACCGGCGGACGTGCCGGCCGCGCTGGGCGACCGCACCGCCGCCGTCCTGCTCAACCACGTCGACTACCGCACCGGCCGGCTGCACGACCTGCCCGGTCTGACGGCCGCCGTGCACGAGGCGGGCGCCGTCGCCGTCTGGGACCTGTGCCACAGCGCGGGCGCGCTGCCGGTCGGGCTGGACGAGCACGGCGTCGATCTCGCGGTCGGCTGCACCTACAAGTACCTGAACGGCGGGCCCGGTTCACCGGCGTACCTGTACGTGCGGCGGGAACTGCAGGACCGCTTCGACTCGCCGCTGCCCGGCTGGAACTCGCACGCCGAGCCGTTCGGCATGCGCACCGGCTACGAACCGGCCCCCGGCGCCCTGCGTGGCCGGGTCGGCACGCCCGACATCCTCTCGATGCTCGCCCTGGAGGCGGCCCTGGAGGTCTGGGACGGGGTGTCGGTCGACGCGGTGCGGGCCAAGTCCCTGGCGCTGACGGACTTCTTCCTGGAGTGCGTGGCGGCGTATGTGCCCGAGGGCAGGGTCGAGTGCGTGACGCCGGTGGCGCACGGGGAGCGGGGCAGCCAGATCGCCCTGCGCTGTGATGACGCCGGTGACGTCATGAAGCGGCTGATCGAGCGGGGTGTGGTCGGCGACTTCCGGGCGCCGGACGTGCTGCGCTTCGGCTTCACACCGCTGTACGTCGGGTTCGCCGACGTGGAGCGGGCGGCGCGGGTGCTGGCGCGGACGCTGGCCTGA
- a CDS encoding DUF3151 domain-containing protein, giving the protein MSIHENLLGGPPPTHLPDDPGPREMLASGAAPAEVAGAHPTSSLAWAQLADEAFERGAAVESYAYARTGYHRGLDALRRSGWKGHGPVPWEHEPNRGFLRALHALARAAQAIGEQEEYERCSQFLKDSSPTAAQVLG; this is encoded by the coding sequence ATGTCCATTCACGAGAACCTTCTCGGGGGCCCGCCCCCGACCCATCTCCCCGACGACCCCGGCCCGCGGGAAATGCTCGCGTCGGGTGCCGCGCCCGCCGAGGTCGCCGGTGCGCACCCCACCTCCTCGCTCGCCTGGGCGCAGCTCGCCGACGAGGCGTTCGAGCGCGGCGCGGCCGTGGAGTCGTACGCCTACGCCCGCACGGGCTACCACCGCGGTCTGGACGCCCTGCGCCGCAGCGGCTGGAAGGGCCACGGACCGGTGCCGTGGGAGCACGAGCCGAACCGTGGCTTCCTGCGCGCCCTGCACGCCCTCGCCCGCGCCGCGCAGGCGATCGGCGAGCAGGAGGAGTACGAGCGCTGCTCCCAGTTCCTGAAGGACTCCTCGCCGACGGCGGCGCAGGTCCTGGGCTGA
- a CDS encoding MFS transporter, which yields MPDVRLASPQGKWVLLTTVLGSGMAMLDSTVVNVALPRIGRDLDANLSALQWTVNAYMVTLAGLILLGGALGDRFGRRKVFVVGVVWFAVASLLCGIAPNAGTLIAARALQGVGGALLTPGSLALIQASFHPDDRGRAVGLWSGFGGIGAAVGPFVGGWLVDGPGWRWVFLLNVPLALLCVPVALRHVPESGGGERAHGRFDVLGAVLGALALALVTYALIEAGGGGPVVAVSAVAGLAAAVAFVVVERRRPDPMMPPDIFASRQFTAVNLVTLCVYAALGGFFFLAALQLQVVVGYSALAAGTALLPTTVLMLLLSARSGELADRIGPRIPLTVGPLLCAAGMLLMLRVGPGASYSADVLPALMVLGLGMVTLVAPLTATVLGSVSVVRAGLASGINNAAARAAGLMAVAALPLLAGMGEEAYREPAAFDAAFGKAMGWCAGALVAGAVIAAAVVRRPPPDCKRPECLRQGGVTAPPLEGEPVREKLP from the coding sequence ATGCCCGATGTCCGGTTGGCCTCACCGCAGGGCAAGTGGGTCCTGCTCACCACCGTCCTCGGCTCCGGCATGGCGATGCTGGACTCGACCGTCGTCAACGTCGCGCTGCCGCGCATCGGCCGCGATCTCGACGCGAACCTGTCCGCCCTGCAGTGGACGGTCAACGCCTACATGGTCACGCTGGCCGGACTGATCCTGCTGGGCGGGGCCCTGGGGGACCGCTTCGGGCGGCGGAAGGTGTTCGTCGTCGGCGTGGTGTGGTTCGCGGTGGCGTCGCTGCTGTGCGGGATCGCGCCGAACGCCGGGACGCTGATCGCCGCGCGGGCCCTGCAAGGGGTGGGCGGTGCGCTGCTCACGCCCGGGTCGCTGGCGCTGATCCAGGCGTCCTTCCATCCCGACGACCGGGGACGGGCGGTGGGCCTGTGGTCCGGCTTCGGCGGGATCGGGGCGGCGGTCGGGCCGTTCGTCGGCGGCTGGCTGGTGGACGGGCCCGGCTGGCGGTGGGTGTTCCTGCTGAACGTGCCGTTGGCGCTGCTGTGCGTGCCGGTCGCCCTACGGCACGTTCCCGAGTCGGGTGGGGGAGAGCGGGCGCACGGGCGGTTCGACGTGCTCGGGGCCGTGCTGGGGGCGCTGGCGCTCGCGCTGGTGACGTACGCGCTGATCGAGGCCGGCGGGGGCGGTCCTGTGGTGGCGGTCTCGGCGGTGGCCGGGCTGGCCGCGGCCGTCGCGTTCGTGGTCGTCGAGCGGCGCAGGCCCGATCCGATGATGCCGCCGGACATCTTCGCTTCCCGGCAGTTCACGGCCGTCAACCTCGTCACGCTGTGTGTGTACGCGGCCCTCGGCGGGTTCTTCTTCCTCGCCGCGCTCCAGCTCCAGGTGGTCGTGGGTTACTCGGCCCTCGCGGCCGGTACGGCGCTGCTGCCGACGACCGTGCTGATGCTGCTGCTGTCCGCGCGGTCCGGGGAGCTGGCCGACCGGATCGGGCCGCGGATCCCGCTGACGGTGGGGCCGCTGCTGTGCGCGGCCGGGATGCTCCTGATGTTGCGGGTCGGGCCGGGTGCGTCCTACTCGGCCGATGTGCTGCCGGCGCTGATGGTGCTCGGGCTGGGCATGGTCACGCTGGTGGCGCCGCTGACGGCGACGGTGCTGGGCTCGGTGAGCGTGGTGCGGGCCGGGCTGGCCAGCGGCATCAACAACGCGGCGGCCCGGGCGGCGGGTCTGATGGCGGTGGCGGCGCTGCCGCTGCTGGCCGGGATGGGGGAGGAGGCGTACCGGGAGCCGGCCGCCTTCGACGCCGCGTTCGGGAAGGCGATGGGGTGGTGTGCGGGGGCGCTGGTGGCGGGCGCGGTGATCGCGGCCGCGGTGGTGCGCAGACCGCCGCCGGACTGCAAGCGGCCGGAGTGCCTGCGGCAGGGCGGCGTGACGGCACCGCCGCTGGAGGGGGAGCCGGTACGGGAAAAGTTGCCCTAG
- a CDS encoding tryptophan 2,3-dioxygenase family protein — MSHEAHEPETPHLDFHGTTPYEDYVKADVLTHLQHTLSDDPGEMVFLVTTQVMELWFTVIVHEWETAAGALRGDDIPTATAALKRSVRELEALNHSWKPLAQLTPAQFNSYRSALGEGSGFQSAMYRRMEFLLGDKSASMLVPHRGAPRVHAELEKALHEPSLYDEVVRLLARRGHDIPQAVLQRDVSKRYEPSPQVEAAWTAVYSGDEIDEVARLGEALSDVAELVWRWRNDHLVATRRAMGAKTGTGGSAGVAWLEKRAQKNVFPELWTARSYV; from the coding sequence ATGTCCCACGAGGCTCACGAGCCCGAGACCCCGCATCTCGACTTCCACGGCACTACGCCGTACGAGGACTACGTCAAGGCGGACGTACTCACCCACCTCCAGCACACCCTCTCCGACGACCCCGGAGAGATGGTCTTCCTGGTGACGACCCAGGTGATGGAGCTGTGGTTCACCGTCATCGTCCACGAGTGGGAGACGGCGGCCGGCGCGCTCAGGGGCGATGACATCCCCACCGCCACCGCCGCGCTCAAGAGGTCCGTACGGGAGCTGGAGGCGCTCAACCACTCCTGGAAGCCGCTCGCCCAGCTCACGCCGGCCCAGTTCAACTCGTACCGCAGCGCACTCGGTGAGGGCTCCGGCTTCCAGTCGGCGATGTACCGGCGCATGGAGTTCCTGCTCGGCGACAAGTCCGCGTCCATGCTCGTCCCGCACCGGGGCGCGCCGCGCGTGCACGCCGAGCTGGAGAAGGCGCTGCACGAGCCGAGCCTGTACGACGAGGTGGTGCGGCTGCTCGCGCGGCGCGGGCACGACATCCCGCAGGCCGTACTGCAACGCGACGTCTCCAAGCGCTACGAGCCGTCGCCGCAGGTGGAGGCGGCCTGGACGGCCGTCTACTCGGGCGACGAGATCGACGAGGTCGCCCGGCTGGGCGAGGCGCTGAGCGATGTCGCCGAGCTGGTGTGGCGCTGGCGCAACGACCACCTGGTCGCCACCCGCCGCGCGATGGGCGCCAAGACCGGCACGGGCGGCTCCGCCGGGGTGGCCTGGCTGGAGAAGCGCGCGCAGAAGAACGTGTTCCCCGAGCTGTGGACGGCGCGGTCCTATGTCTGA
- a CDS encoding alpha/beta hydrolase, with translation MTDDVAAARAAAEEESAFSHAPVEPDATAAYGDHPDQVIDFFAPRRAGGPGPAPVVVVLHGGAWRAPYDRLHISPFADFLARRGFAVASIEYRRGGGDDSLAGRWPDTFDDVAAALDALPALVRQVLPQADPRRTVLTGHSAGGHLALWGAARHVLPAGSPWRSGGPVTLRGVVALAPIADLAIADKLDVCGGAARQLLGGDEHFAERQPYADPALLLPTGIATTLVQGRTDLDVPQAVAESYAEAAAKAGEMVGVTLLEDVGHFPLIDPAADACAVVVEEIAQLAW, from the coding sequence ATGACGGACGACGTCGCAGCAGCACGGGCCGCTGCCGAGGAGGAGTCGGCCTTCTCCCACGCGCCCGTCGAACCCGACGCCACCGCGGCCTACGGCGACCACCCGGACCAGGTGATCGACTTCTTCGCGCCGCGCCGGGCGGGCGGCCCAGGACCGGCCCCCGTCGTCGTCGTGCTGCACGGCGGCGCCTGGCGGGCGCCGTACGACCGGCTTCACATCAGCCCCTTCGCGGACTTCCTCGCCCGCCGCGGGTTCGCCGTGGCCAGTATCGAGTACCGGCGCGGCGGCGGCGACGACTCCCTCGCGGGCCGCTGGCCCGACACCTTCGACGACGTCGCCGCGGCGCTGGACGCCCTTCCGGCGCTGGTCCGGCAGGTGCTGCCGCAGGCCGACCCGCGCCGTACGGTCCTCACCGGCCACTCGGCGGGCGGGCATCTCGCGCTGTGGGGTGCCGCCCGGCACGTCCTGCCGGCCGGCTCGCCCTGGCGCAGCGGCGGCCCGGTGACACTGCGCGGCGTCGTCGCCCTCGCCCCGATCGCCGATCTCGCGATCGCCGACAAGCTGGACGTGTGCGGGGGCGCCGCCCGTCAACTCCTGGGCGGAGACGAGCACTTCGCGGAGCGGCAGCCGTACGCGGACCCGGCGCTGCTGCTGCCCACGGGCATCGCCACCACCCTCGTCCAGGGCCGTACGGACCTCGACGTGCCGCAGGCGGTCGCCGAGTCGTACGCGGAGGCGGCGGCGAAGGCCGGGGAGATGGTGGGGGTGACGCTGCTGGAGGACGTGGGGCACTTCCCGCTCATCGACCCGGCGGCGGACGCGTGCGCGGTGGTGGTGGAGGAGATCGCGCAGCTGGCCTGGTGA